In the Acropora muricata isolate sample 2 chromosome 10, ASM3666990v1, whole genome shotgun sequence genome, one interval contains:
- the LOC136887701 gene encoding amiloride-sensitive sodium channel subunit alpha-like isoform X1, whose translation MELQGTLSRDSLEEDSKDSGKTLWTLIKDFCDYTSAHGFGRIKASKNWFLTLFWSMLFVGAVTIMTIQLHSLYKKYKSRPLTTLIEVETSTSLPFPTVTFCNFNPIRNKSLRTMIENGKMQHFIQFLSYGKNDSVYERRRRAAPVQENRNSWSDDDNDYDNYNEDGDDEEVDDDGHDDDFEYGDDYEDPTKKTESFLKSEEMAMFMAKQDRTTLSSMGHQFEDMVLSCTYRGISCGNFSSHIWEQYWHYKYGNCFAFNSGSKTNTGEDAPILKSNKPGPSHGLSLELNVEQDEYIGLMTPEAGIRMDISTQGEMPFPMEKGISISPGYATMIGLRKEILVRKDPFDRQRCLKDLKKDESNLYTKHFGAMYSTTACKESCLAYNQRQQCDCMEYRFPGSDKSTCNVLDKPTAKCLAKVQRMFKENKLNCTTSCPPPCREASFKTSSSFAIWPSEKHEPIYTASLEKRGKSLHKEQGSHRKNVCKVQVFYEELNLEKITEQRSYELEDFVSDIGGQLGLWVGFSVLTVAEFLELILLIVQAAVNISKGNRSLAWRRSKPEQAQRI comes from the exons ATGGAATTACAAGGAACGTTGAGCCGGGATAGTTTAGAGGAAGATTCTAAAGATAGTGGTAAAACTCTGTGGACCCTCATCAAGGACTTCTGCGATTACACATCAGCTCATGGGTTTGGGAGAATAAAGGCTTCTAAGAACTGGTTTCTGACATTATTTTGGAGCATGTTGTTCGTTGGGGCGGTGACAATCATGACTATACAACTGCATTCGTTGTACAAGAAATACAAATCCAGACCGCTTACAACATTGATTGAAGTAGAAACATCAACG AGTCTCCCATTTCCAACAGTTACTTTCTGTAACTTCAACCCAATCAGAAACAAATCTCTTCGGACAATGATAGAAAACGGGAAAATGCAACATTTCATCCAGTTTCTGAGCTACG GCAAGAATGACTCTGTTTACGAGAGACGACGAAGAGCGGCTCCAGTCCAGGAAAACAGAAACTCTTGGAGTGACGATGATAATGACTATGATAATTATAATGAAGATGGTGATGATGAGGAGGTTGACGACGACGGCCACGATGATGACTTCGAATACGGTGATGACTACGAAGATCCAACGAAGAAAACAGAGAGTTTTTTAAAGAGTGAGGAAATGGCCATGTTCATGGCAAAACAAGACAGAACCACCTTATCCTCAATGGGTCATCAATTTGAAGACATGGTTTTGTCATGCACTTATCGAGGCATATCCTGTGG GAACTTTTCATCTCACATTTGGGAGCAGTACTGGCATTATAAATACGGAAACTGCTTTGCATTCAACAGTGGCAGTAAAACTAACACGGGAGAAGACGCACCGATCCTGAAATCTAACAAACCAGGGCCGTCACATG GACTCAGCTTGGAGCTTAACGTGGAACAGGACGAGTACATTGGTTTAATGACACCTGAAGCTGGAATCAGAATGGATATCTCTACGCAAGGAGAAATGCCTTTTCCAATGGAGAAAGGCATCAGCATTTCGCCGGGATATGCCACTATGATCGGATTAAGAAAG GAAATACTCGTCCGTAAGGATCCATTTGATCGTCAACGATGTTTGAAGGACCTTAAAAAAGATGAATCTAACTTGTACACGAAACACTTTGGTGCTATGTATTCCACAACG GCTTGCAAAGAATCCTGCCTGGCATACAATCAAAGGCAGCAGTGTGATTGCATGGAATACAGATTTCCAGGAAGCGACAAAAGTACTTGTAATGTGTTGGACAAACCGACag CAAAATGCCTCGCTAAGGTTCAGAGGatgtttaaagaaaacaaattgaattGTACGACTTCATGTCCACCGCCATGCAG GGAAGCCAGTTTTAAGACAAGTTCGTCTTTTGCTATCTGGCCATCTGAGAAACATGAG CCAATCTACACGGCCAGTTTGGAGAAGAGAGGAAAGTCTTTACATAAGGAACAAGGATCACACAG GAAAAATGTTTGCAAGGTGCAGGTATTCTACGAGGAGCTCAACTTGGAGAAGATAACAGAACAGCGATCCTATGAA CTTGAAGATTTTGTATCTGACATTGGTGGCCAGCTGGGCCTATGGGTCGGTTTTTCCGTTTTAACAGTGGCTGAATTCCTAGAGCTGATTTTGCTCATTGTACAGGCAGCTGTTAACATCTCCAAAGGCAACAGGTCATTAGCGTGGCGGCGCTCAAAACCGGAACAAGCACAACGGATCTAA
- the LOC136887701 gene encoding amiloride-sensitive sodium channel subunit alpha-like isoform X2, whose protein sequence is MELQGTLSRDSLEEDSKDSGKTLWTLIKDFCDYTSAHGFGRIKASKNWFLTLFWSMLFVGAVTIMTIQLHSLYKKYKSRPLTTLIEVETSTSLPFPTVTFCNFNPIRNKSLRTMIENGKMQHFIQFLSYGKNDSVYERRRRAAPVQENRNSWSDDDNDYDNYNEDGDDEEVDDDGHDDDFEYGDDYEDPTKKTESFLKSEEMAMFMAKQDRTTLSSMGHQFEDMVLSCTYRGISCGGSKTNTGEDAPILKSNKPGPSHGLSLELNVEQDEYIGLMTPEAGIRMDISTQGEMPFPMEKGISISPGYATMIGLRKEILVRKDPFDRQRCLKDLKKDESNLYTKHFGAMYSTTACKESCLAYNQRQQCDCMEYRFPGSDKSTCNVLDKPTAKCLAKVQRMFKENKLNCTTSCPPPCREASFKTSSSFAIWPSEKHEPIYTASLEKRGKSLHKEQGSHRKNVCKVQVFYEELNLEKITEQRSYELEDFVSDIGGQLGLWVGFSVLTVAEFLELILLIVQAAVNISKGNRSLAWRRSKPEQAQRI, encoded by the exons ATGGAATTACAAGGAACGTTGAGCCGGGATAGTTTAGAGGAAGATTCTAAAGATAGTGGTAAAACTCTGTGGACCCTCATCAAGGACTTCTGCGATTACACATCAGCTCATGGGTTTGGGAGAATAAAGGCTTCTAAGAACTGGTTTCTGACATTATTTTGGAGCATGTTGTTCGTTGGGGCGGTGACAATCATGACTATACAACTGCATTCGTTGTACAAGAAATACAAATCCAGACCGCTTACAACATTGATTGAAGTAGAAACATCAACG AGTCTCCCATTTCCAACAGTTACTTTCTGTAACTTCAACCCAATCAGAAACAAATCTCTTCGGACAATGATAGAAAACGGGAAAATGCAACATTTCATCCAGTTTCTGAGCTACG GCAAGAATGACTCTGTTTACGAGAGACGACGAAGAGCGGCTCCAGTCCAGGAAAACAGAAACTCTTGGAGTGACGATGATAATGACTATGATAATTATAATGAAGATGGTGATGATGAGGAGGTTGACGACGACGGCCACGATGATGACTTCGAATACGGTGATGACTACGAAGATCCAACGAAGAAAACAGAGAGTTTTTTAAAGAGTGAGGAAATGGCCATGTTCATGGCAAAACAAGACAGAACCACCTTATCCTCAATGGGTCATCAATTTGAAGACATGGTTTTGTCATGCACTTATCGAGGCATATCCTGTGG TGGCAGTAAAACTAACACGGGAGAAGACGCACCGATCCTGAAATCTAACAAACCAGGGCCGTCACATG GACTCAGCTTGGAGCTTAACGTGGAACAGGACGAGTACATTGGTTTAATGACACCTGAAGCTGGAATCAGAATGGATATCTCTACGCAAGGAGAAATGCCTTTTCCAATGGAGAAAGGCATCAGCATTTCGCCGGGATATGCCACTATGATCGGATTAAGAAAG GAAATACTCGTCCGTAAGGATCCATTTGATCGTCAACGATGTTTGAAGGACCTTAAAAAAGATGAATCTAACTTGTACACGAAACACTTTGGTGCTATGTATTCCACAACG GCTTGCAAAGAATCCTGCCTGGCATACAATCAAAGGCAGCAGTGTGATTGCATGGAATACAGATTTCCAGGAAGCGACAAAAGTACTTGTAATGTGTTGGACAAACCGACag CAAAATGCCTCGCTAAGGTTCAGAGGatgtttaaagaaaacaaattgaattGTACGACTTCATGTCCACCGCCATGCAG GGAAGCCAGTTTTAAGACAAGTTCGTCTTTTGCTATCTGGCCATCTGAGAAACATGAG CCAATCTACACGGCCAGTTTGGAGAAGAGAGGAAAGTCTTTACATAAGGAACAAGGATCACACAG GAAAAATGTTTGCAAGGTGCAGGTATTCTACGAGGAGCTCAACTTGGAGAAGATAACAGAACAGCGATCCTATGAA CTTGAAGATTTTGTATCTGACATTGGTGGCCAGCTGGGCCTATGGGTCGGTTTTTCCGTTTTAACAGTGGCTGAATTCCTAGAGCTGATTTTGCTCATTGTACAGGCAGCTGTTAACATCTCCAAAGGCAACAGGTCATTAGCGTGGCGGCGCTCAAAACCGGAACAAGCACAACGGATCTAA